Part of the Candidatus Thorarchaeota archaeon genome, TGCTTCTTCTTGATAAGGCGGTCTTCCCAAGGTCCAAGCCCTGTGCAGGTGCCATACGTGGTCGTGTCCGGGATCTGCTCGACTTCGAGATTGGTGACACGGTGCACAGGAAGATAAGTGGCCTCTCGGTGACTTCCCCTCAGGGGCTCCGGATTGACTGTGTCCCTGAGGACCGTTCCAAACCGGGATACACGGTAATGCGCGAGGAGTTCGATACGCTACTCCTCAAGAAGGCCGAGGAGAGTGGGGCCGAGGTGAGGCAAGGGACTGCCGCCCTCGACATTGCGGAGACGGCTCAGGAGGTAACAGTGGTCACCGAGGCTGGGGAGACCATCACTGCTTCCTTCGTTGTCGGTGCAGATGGTATCAACAGTACTGTCGCAAGGCAGCTGGGCTTCTACTCAGGATGGCCCGGTGAGAGTGCCTGTGTAGCCATCGAGATGGAAGTGGAGGTCGGTGCTGAGAAGGTCCGTAGTATATGTGGTGAGCCGGGTGGTTATGACGCGGACCTCATCTTCCTGTCTTTTGGTGCTGTGCCTTATGGTTACACATGGTGTTTTCCCAAACGTACTGCGCTAAGCATGGGAATCTGCTGTCGACAGGACAAGGCGAGGAGTGTTCGCTCAGTCTACGACAGGTGGTTCTCCAAGTTCTGTGAAGCGCACGAGATAGAGCCGGTCATACTCAGCGAGTCCTCAGCCAGATTCCCCCTGCGCCCGAGCAGTACCATCGTCAAGGGAAGAGCTCTGCTTGTCGGAGACGCTGCAGGCTTCGTTGACGCATTCACAGGGGAGGGAATCCCGTATGCCATTGAGTCGGGCATCGCGGCAGCGGCTGCACTGAACAGGGCAAGTGGAAGCCGCAACCCCCACATTCTTCACGAATACGAAGCGCTCTGCAAACAGACTATCCTGAAGGACTTGGCAGTATCAAGATCACTTGCAGACATGTTCTACA contains:
- a CDS encoding NAD(P)/FAD-dependent oxidoreductase; amino-acid sequence: MTDYDVLIVGGGPAGSTAARRTATAGLRVLLLDKAVFPRSKPCAGAIRGRVRDLLDFEIGDTVHRKISGLSVTSPQGLRIDCVPEDRSKPGYTVMREEFDTLLLKKAEESGAEVRQGTAALDIAETAQEVTVVTEAGETITASFVVGADGINSTVARQLGFYSGWPGESACVAIEMEVEVGAEKVRSICGEPGGYDADLIFLSFGAVPYGYTWCFPKRTALSMGICCRQDKARSVRSVYDRWFSKFCEAHEIEPVILSESSARFPLRPSSTIVKGRALLVGDAAGFVDAFTGEGIPYAIESGIAAAAALNRASGSRNPHILHEYEALCKQTILKDLAVSRSLADMFYKSARNMDVLCRFFHEDQYARYLLAASIGGLLPMSTVKRKMTLRLLRTRPRDVLSLTR